Proteins found in one Planctomycetes bacterium MalM25 genomic segment:
- the porA_1 gene encoding Beta-porphyranase A precursor: MNRRRLYASASLIGVLFSTTLAVAVDVRPGGVGDGTLAEWNHTGELGPLPTRVTDNAPLSDQPNSAGWLLDASQTDEFNGDALDLQRWSPVHRTWKGRQPARFVPENVEVADGKLRLWMRKNGPPIEQASSGYHTYTSAAVQAQQKTRYGYYEVRAKPMNSAGSSSFWFAAHGGGWRTEIDVFELGGRAEGYENRYNMNLHVFYRPGSRKHENWGGKWQSPTPLADDFHVYGLEWTPERITYYFDGVPIRWAENAYWRQSLFLIFDSETMIDWLGKPRDADLPSVFEIDYVRVWRDPKLP, from the coding sequence ATGAATCGTCGTCGATTGTACGCCTCGGCCTCGCTGATCGGTGTGCTCTTCTCGACCACCCTCGCTGTCGCCGTAGATGTTCGTCCCGGGGGGGTCGGCGATGGGACGCTAGCCGAGTGGAACCACACGGGCGAGTTGGGTCCACTGCCGACTCGCGTAACCGACAACGCCCCCCTGTCAGACCAGCCGAATTCGGCTGGCTGGCTCCTCGACGCCTCGCAGACGGACGAGTTCAACGGCGACGCGCTGGACCTCCAGCGATGGTCCCCCGTCCACCGGACATGGAAGGGGCGCCAGCCCGCGCGTTTCGTCCCCGAGAACGTGGAGGTGGCCGACGGGAAGCTGCGACTCTGGATGCGTAAGAACGGCCCCCCGATTGAGCAGGCGAGCAGCGGCTACCACACCTACACCTCCGCGGCCGTGCAGGCGCAACAGAAGACACGCTACGGCTACTACGAGGTCCGCGCGAAGCCGATGAACTCCGCCGGCTCGAGTTCCTTCTGGTTCGCCGCTCACGGCGGCGGCTGGCGGACCGAGATCGACGTCTTCGAGCTAGGGGGGCGGGCCGAGGGGTACGAGAACCGCTACAACATGAACCTCCACGTGTTCTACCGCCCCGGTTCTCGGAAGCACGAAAACTGGGGCGGAAAGTGGCAATCGCCGACGCCGCTGGCGGACGACTTCCACGTCTACGGGCTCGAATGGACGCCCGAGCGGATCACGTATTACTTCGACGGGGTCCCGATCCGCTGGGCAGAAAATGCCTATTGGCGACAATCCCTCTTCCTTATCTTTGATTCGGAGACGATGATCGACTGGCTCGGCAAGCCACGCGACGCCGATTTGCCGAGCGTTTTCGAGATCGACTACGTCCGTGTGTGGCGAGACCCCAAGCTCCCTTGA
- a CDS encoding FecR protein — MSTRDESTELIALIETVLNGSASLTEVRRLDELLEESAAARSTYLDYVDLHAGLRRRYSHPAEEPSQGRQETSSANRLDAAQGVAPPRGGKPSGAWRMLGLMALAACVPLAVAQFIRPGNDSQKAEGLAEVTISPDQKASLAGVAVLSRAVDVEWSEGELSHAEGVAVPASKIAFDSGVMQLEFYSGAVAVIEGPAEIDVIDAMSARLHSGKLRARVPPQARGFTVHTSDGEVVDLGTEFAIDLGADREWGELHVIDGEVRFDPVQETGHASRQVFGGEAMRLGSDPHGEHGVELTTDRFIGTAEIEKISRQRKTKRHRRWRQWRSEFLADPDLVAWYGYSPEPEWSRTLRNYAPQGSDDSHGVLVGCQWGPGRWPNQRALRFRNASHRVSVNLPGQHESITLATWAYLDKLHPTNQVALMHADTLQPRLIHWTLDRVPSGALLHFSESSTPQRGEVRRLHYSSKRGAIQNEDAGSWLHFALVYDADLKRVTHYCNGEVVGWAPIIEVRPIEIGVADIGNWPYKYWAKGTEFETRNLMGRIDEFVVVGRAMSGSELAEMYKVGKP, encoded by the coding sequence ATGAGCACTCGAGACGAGAGCACCGAGCTCATCGCCCTGATCGAAACGGTCCTCAACGGTTCGGCCTCGTTGACCGAGGTCCGGCGGCTCGATGAGCTGTTGGAGGAGAGCGCTGCGGCGCGATCCACTTACCTCGATTACGTGGATCTGCACGCCGGTTTACGACGCCGCTACAGCCACCCTGCCGAAGAGCCCTCGCAGGGCCGGCAAGAAACCTCCTCGGCGAATCGGCTGGACGCGGCACAGGGAGTCGCTCCGCCCCGCGGGGGTAAGCCGTCTGGGGCGTGGCGTATGCTCGGACTGATGGCCCTAGCGGCCTGCGTACCGCTGGCGGTTGCCCAGTTCATCCGCCCTGGCAACGACTCGCAGAAGGCAGAGGGGCTAGCCGAAGTGACCATCTCGCCCGACCAGAAGGCGAGCTTGGCCGGCGTGGCTGTCCTGTCGCGCGCGGTCGATGTCGAGTGGTCGGAGGGCGAGCTCTCGCACGCTGAGGGGGTCGCCGTGCCCGCCTCGAAGATCGCCTTCGACTCGGGCGTGATGCAGTTGGAGTTCTACAGCGGCGCGGTCGCCGTGATCGAAGGGCCCGCCGAGATCGACGTCATCGATGCGATGTCGGCGCGCCTGCACTCGGGGAAACTCAGGGCGCGTGTCCCGCCGCAAGCACGCGGATTCACGGTTCATACATCCGACGGGGAAGTGGTCGATCTCGGCACCGAGTTCGCTATCGATTTGGGAGCCGATCGCGAGTGGGGTGAACTGCATGTGATCGACGGCGAGGTCCGTTTCGACCCGGTGCAAGAGACCGGGCACGCATCGCGTCAGGTGTTTGGTGGCGAGGCGATGCGCCTCGGTTCCGATCCGCACGGTGAGCATGGCGTCGAGCTCACGACCGATCGCTTCATCGGCACCGCCGAGATCGAGAAGATATCACGCCAACGCAAGACGAAGCGTCACCGCCGCTGGCGGCAGTGGCGCTCGGAGTTCCTTGCCGACCCCGACTTGGTCGCTTGGTACGGCTACAGCCCTGAGCCGGAGTGGTCACGAACGCTCCGCAACTACGCACCGCAGGGGTCCGATGATTCGCACGGCGTGTTGGTCGGTTGCCAATGGGGGCCGGGGCGCTGGCCCAATCAACGCGCCCTCCGCTTCCGCAACGCGAGTCACCGTGTCTCGGTGAACCTGCCCGGACAGCACGAGTCGATCACGCTCGCCACCTGGGCGTACCTCGACAAGCTGCACCCGACGAATCAAGTCGCCCTGATGCACGCCGACACGCTCCAGCCGCGGTTGATCCACTGGACGCTCGACCGGGTGCCTTCGGGCGCGCTGCTGCACTTCTCGGAAAGCTCGACTCCCCAGAGGGGTGAGGTTCGTCGTCTTCACTACAGCTCGAAGCGAGGCGCCATTCAGAACGAAGACGCAGGCAGTTGGCTGCACTTCGCCCTGGTCTACGACGCCGACCTAAAACGCGTCACGCACTACTGCAATGGCGAGGTCGTCGGGTGGGCCCCCATCATCGAGGTGCGACCGATCGAGATCGGCGTCGCGGACATCGGCAACTGGCCGTACAAGTACTGGGCCAAAGGGACCGAGTTCGAGACCCGTAACCTGATGGGGCGGATCGACGAATTCGTTGTGGTTGGCCGTGCCATGTCGGGCAGTGAACTCGCCGAGATGTACAAGGTGGGCAAGCCATGA
- a CDS encoding Beta-porphyranase A precursor: protein MLAEHGSEVRVDLDHWLVRGESRELDRQKYFNVHGNPRELNEEELRLVVDELGASFGRGLGRLSSVLAKAGEDPQRPGHANLRRLSKTPVARAKSSAPGELVESAHPFSYFEPKEGEAAGERFVPAGPEEAAEAVVAYLKSHPNPPRYFEVANELNVHVGHYRTDWDEACRLHTEIARAVHDERLSVMVGGPTAAYPAFELKDFTLWNKHMGPFIRRAGRDLDFLSVHLYTTHWDDKVNYRYGANTDAILDLMANESYLHTGSVKPLVISECGRGFRKGEAIHDEYSPRRDWMVISGANHAMFGLYRRDHELLKALPFIVLKASWYRSEYPYPWVLFHRHGEHWETTHLAKWYRFWRNAEGRHLPVTTEDPQLQTMAFSADEEVQVYIDNLSQSDRSFTLPIDLAKVESIMLRRLYFDDSEPSIEEEAVDAASAIRVTMHPEEAVLVRLRMKGPLEPSRELVESTCYGDQTLVPLGDGGASVVIRMDEGSDPVDAACLRVGVSRPRGLSQEPRVRFNGTLLSGSPKRRGEGETLLPDRFGVLEYRVPAGLVKGDNRVSVEYSEPGGRLATAALNVRREQEAAEATHERLLGRSSNPRAGWLATRTVRQQDE from the coding sequence GTGCTCGCCGAGCACGGTTCCGAGGTCCGTGTCGATCTGGACCACTGGCTCGTGCGGGGCGAGAGCCGAGAGCTAGATCGGCAGAAGTACTTCAATGTGCACGGCAACCCGCGCGAGCTCAACGAGGAAGAGCTGCGGCTTGTGGTCGATGAGTTGGGAGCGAGCTTCGGACGCGGCTTAGGGCGACTGTCGTCCGTGCTCGCCAAGGCGGGGGAGGACCCCCAGCGGCCTGGGCACGCCAACCTGAGGAGGCTCTCTAAGACCCCCGTCGCCCGGGCTAAGTCGTCGGCTCCCGGCGAACTCGTTGAGTCGGCGCACCCGTTCTCCTACTTCGAACCGAAGGAAGGAGAGGCCGCGGGTGAGCGGTTTGTTCCCGCCGGCCCCGAGGAGGCGGCCGAGGCGGTGGTGGCTTACCTCAAGAGTCACCCCAATCCCCCCCGTTACTTCGAGGTGGCCAACGAACTGAATGTCCACGTCGGTCACTATCGAACCGATTGGGACGAGGCCTGTCGGCTGCACACGGAGATCGCGAGAGCGGTTCACGATGAGCGTCTGAGCGTCATGGTAGGGGGGCCGACGGCCGCGTACCCGGCTTTTGAGCTGAAGGACTTCACGCTATGGAACAAGCACATGGGGCCCTTCATTCGCAGGGCTGGCCGCGACCTCGATTTCTTGTCGGTGCATCTCTACACCACGCATTGGGACGATAAGGTCAACTATCGCTACGGCGCAAACACGGACGCGATTCTCGACCTGATGGCCAATGAATCGTATCTGCATACTGGGTCGGTGAAGCCCTTGGTCATCTCCGAGTGCGGCCGCGGATTCCGTAAGGGTGAGGCGATCCACGACGAGTACTCGCCACGGCGGGATTGGATGGTGATCAGCGGCGCGAATCACGCGATGTTCGGCCTTTACCGACGCGACCATGAGCTGCTGAAGGCGCTCCCCTTCATCGTTCTCAAGGCGAGCTGGTACCGCAGTGAGTATCCGTACCCTTGGGTTTTGTTTCATCGCCACGGCGAGCATTGGGAAACGACCCATTTGGCTAAGTGGTACCGCTTCTGGCGCAACGCCGAGGGGAGACACCTTCCGGTTACGACCGAGGACCCTCAGCTGCAGACCATGGCGTTCTCCGCCGACGAGGAGGTTCAGGTCTACATCGATAATCTCAGCCAATCAGACCGTAGCTTCACCCTGCCGATCGATCTGGCAAAGGTCGAGTCGATCATGCTCCGGAGACTCTATTTTGATGACTCCGAACCCTCGATCGAGGAGGAGGCTGTGGACGCCGCTTCGGCGATCCGAGTCACCATGCACCCCGAGGAGGCGGTGTTGGTCCGTCTCCGCATGAAAGGCCCGCTGGAGCCCAGCCGCGAACTTGTCGAAAGCACCTGCTACGGCGATCAGACGCTTGTTCCCCTTGGGGACGGCGGGGCGTCGGTGGTGATACGGATGGACGAAGGCTCTGACCCGGTCGACGCGGCGTGCCTGCGGGTCGGTGTGAGCCGACCTCGCGGCCTATCGCAGGAGCCCCGGGTCCGCTTCAATGGCACGCTGCTGAGTGGTTCACCCAAGCGGCGGGGAGAGGGAGAGACGCTGCTACCCGATCGCTTCGGCGTGCTTGAGTATCGGGTGCCCGCCGGCTTGGTGAAGGGGGATAACCGTGTCTCGGTCGAGTACTCCGAGCCGGGCGGACGATTGGCCACGGCCGCTTTGAATGTGCGGCGTGAGCAAGAGGCCGCCGAAGCTACGCACGAGAGGCTGTTGGGGAGATCGAGCAACCCGCGAGCGGGTTGGTTAGCTACGCGTACTGTGAGGCAGCAAGATGAGTGA
- the rpoE_2 gene encoding ECF RNA polymerase sigma-E factor — MSEETQVSPHEQFVALFVRHESAIHSFVLTLVPSMTDADEVLQEASMTMWRRFDQYQPGTSFRNWAFQVAKYTAFNFVRKQSRDRHRFSEKVMTLLAEQAEREQEDRESRRQILEHCIAKLQETEQSVLAGVYREGETIKSYAEGQGRSANAIGKQLARIRKSLLVCVRQTLRVEATT; from the coding sequence ATGAGTGAAGAGACCCAGGTGAGCCCGCACGAGCAGTTTGTCGCGCTGTTTGTACGTCACGAATCGGCCATACATTCGTTCGTGCTCACGCTCGTCCCCTCGATGACCGACGCCGACGAGGTGCTGCAAGAGGCCAGCATGACGATGTGGCGTCGGTTCGATCAGTACCAGCCCGGGACCAGCTTCCGGAACTGGGCTTTCCAGGTCGCCAAGTACACCGCCTTCAATTTTGTCCGCAAGCAATCGCGAGACCGCCATCGATTCAGCGAGAAGGTCATGACGCTGCTCGCTGAGCAGGCGGAGCGAGAGCAAGAAGACCGCGAGTCCCGCCGGCAGATCCTAGAACACTGCATCGCCAAGCTCCAGGAAACTGAGCAAAGCGTGCTGGCGGGCGTATACCGCGAAGGTGAAACCATCAAGAGCTACGCGGAGGGGCAAGGACGCTCCGCGAACGCGATCGGCAAGCAGCTGGCGCGCATCCGAAAATCCCTGTTGGTCTGTGTCCGTCAGACCTTGCGAGTAGAGGCCACGACATGA